The Gracilimonas sediminicola sequence GGCCGGATAAACCACTAAAGAAGTACCCACCACAATTAGAATATCAGCAGTAGAAACTTCGATGGCTGCAGGTTCTATCATCGGTACTATTTCGCCAAACCAAACTACATGCGGTCGTAGCTGAGCTCCATCTTCAGCAGTATCTCCCCATTTAATGGGGTCAGCACCAATATCGATTACGACAGATTCATCCTCAACACTTCGGGCTTTTGTAAGCTCCCCGTGTAAATGCAGAACCTGAGTGGAGCCGGCTCGTTCATGTAAATCGTCAACATTTTGAGTAACCACAGAAACGTTGAAATGATCTTCAAGATCGGCTAATGCTTTGTGAGCTGCATTGGGTTTGGCTTCCGCAGCTTGTTTTCGTCTGAGGTTATAAAATTCGAGAACGTTTTCGGGATCTTTATTCCAACCTTGTATAGAAGCCACTTCGTTGACATCGTATCCTTCCCAAAGTCCACCGGAATCCCTGAATGTAGAAAGGCCGCTCTCTGCACTTATTCCGGCCCCGCTAATTACTACGATCTTTGGATCAGGCATTCACCATTGAAAGTTTAAACCAGGAACTGTCCATTTTATACTCTTCCACCACATCAGCATTGCCACCATACTTATACGTTTGCATGATAGTGTTAACTTCATCCTGTAACGTTTTGATAGCATTTTGAATCAGTTCATTATTAAATCCCTGATCTCCAAGGTTGAGTGTAAATTCCATAGAAATAATGCGGCCTAATGCTCTGCCAAGTTCTACCAACTTACGTTGTGGCATTTTTGGATCAAGCTCGAAGTTCAATCGCTCTTTAAAATATTCCGAAGAGCGTGAAGTGAGGTGGAATTCACTTAGGAAATCATGAAGATTATTGTTTTTCAGCTTTCGCATCATCTTCAACACCGACTCACTGATTTGTTGATAGAGAATGTCATTAGATCCTTCAAAAATTTGAAACGGCCGGCTGTCAATAACCGAACGGCCGGCAATGCTATCCAATCGGTAGCCCATAGCTCCTTTCAGTTGTAACAGTGATTGTGATGCCCGTTGCATGTAATCCGTGACAAGTGCCTTAATAGCATTGGCCTCCAGATCCATTCTGGAGGTATTTTTTTCTAACGGAATGTTAGAACTGGTAAAGTTGCACATAGCTGAACAGACTGTAAAATAAGCCTGAATTTCAGAAAGCCGGCTTTTAACCTGATCGTAATTGATCAGGCTTTGTCCACCTACGAACCTTTCCTTGCAATGCTCCATGGCTTCATCCATCATACGACGAAGGAAACCCATCCCCATTCCGGGAAACTGAAGCCGGCTTCGGTGAAGAAGGTCCAGCATCATGGTAACTCCTGTGCTCTTGGGCTGGAGCTTGTGAGATTCATCAACTTTTATATCAATTTTGTTTTTGCCATAAGGCAGCATGTAAAGTCCAAGATTGTTGTAGTATTCTTCTACTTCAATACCTCCATTTCGGGTATCGTGTATAAAGAAAGATATATCCCGGCCCAAGTCGCCTTTGTCGTTCATATTTCGTGCTGTGATCAACCAGTAATCTGCCATACCGGTAAGCCCACCCCAGTGTTTGGTGCCTTCTATTTTGTAGGTATCATCGCCGATTTTCTGATAGGAGGTTTGCATCTTCAATGCATCAGAACCAAAATCAGGCTCGGTAATCATTAACCCACCCAACTTATTGGAATTTATTACACGATTGAAAATATCTTTCTTTACCTCTTCATTTGCATAGTTTGCAACAGGCTGAAGAAATAATGCTCCGTTTATTCCCATCATAAGGGACAAAGGTAAAGACTCATAAGAGCTGGCTTCCAGCATTGCGAGTGCTTCAGCAGTATGCCCGCCATAACCACCGTATTCAGATGGGATAAAAGCACCCAGAGGAGATAAATCCATAATCTCTTTTAACGTGGATTCTTCAATTCCTCGTACCAGTGTATTTTCTTCCGCTTCACTACTCTGTGAAAAAATATCGAATAGCTTTTGTTTGTAGTTTTTCAGGAATTTTTGGAAATCCATTGCCATAACTTCTGCTTAATTTAAAATCACTTTTTTAACAACACTATTTAATATAAGCATTCCAACCTGCGTTTTCTGTAATAGTTTTACAAAAAACTTGTCTTACCCCTATAAAAAAAGCCTCTTCGTTGATTGGAAGAGGCTTAGGGGAAAAAAGGAAGAAGGCGACGACCTACTCTACCCCTTGCGGGAGTACCATCGGCGCTACAGGGCTTAACGTCCGTGTTCGGGATGGGAACGGGTGGGACCCCTGCGCTAGAGTCACCTTCAATAAAATCAGTACATGTAATGTCTAAAAAAACGTTCTTTGACATGATGAGGCCAGCAATAGTAACGGGGTTTATAAACTTAGCTGATTACAGGGGGAATGCACGGGGACCCGTGCAAACCATATAACCGAAGCCAGTGGCCTAATTAGTATAGCTCGGCTAACCATGTTACCATGGGTACACCTGCTACCTATCTACCTGGTCGTCTCCCAGGAGGCTCTTAGGGAATACTTATCTTGGAGCGTGCTTCGCGCTTAGATGCATTCAGCGGCTTATCACTTCCGCACATAGCTACCCTGCGATGCATGCGACCACACAACAGGTACACTAGCGGTGCGTCCACTCCGGTCCTCTCGTACTAGGAGCAGCTCTCCGCAATATTCCTACGCCCACAGCAGATAGAGACCGAACTGTCTCACGACGTTCTGAACCCAGCTCGCGTACCGCTTTAATTGGCGAACAGCCAAACCCTTGGGACCTTCTCCAGCCCCAGGATGCGATGAGCCGACATCGAGGTGCCAAACCTCCCCGTCGATGTGAACTCTTGGGGGAGATAAGCCTGTTATCCCCGGAGTACCTTTTATCCTTTGAGCGATGGCCCTTCCATGCGGTGCCACCGGATCACTAAACCCAACTTTCGTTCCTGCTCGACCTGTGTGTCTTGCAGTCAAGCACCCTTATGCTTTTACACGCTACGCACGATTGCCAACCGTGCTGAGGGTACCTTTGGGAGCCTCCGTTACTCTTTAGGAGGCGACCGCCCCAGTCAAACTACCCACCATACACTGTTCCTCCGTTGCCCGGAGGTTAGAATTCACCTGAGGCAAGGGCGGTATTTCACTGGGCGACTCCCCCCAACCTAGCGATCAGGGTTCAAAGTCTCCCGCCTATGCTACACATGCATCCGGTAAAGCCAATGTAAAGTTGTAGTAAAGGTTCACGGGGTCTTTTCGTCCCGCTGCGGGTAATCGGCGTCATCACCGATACCACAATTTCACCGAGCTCATGGCTGAGACAGTGCCCAAATCGTTACACCATTCGTGCAGGTCGGAACTTACCCGACAAGGAATTTCGCTACCTTAGGACCGTTATAGTTACGGCCGCCGTTTACTGGGGCTTCAGTTAAGGGCTTCGCCGAAGCTAACCCCCTTCTTTAACCTTCCAGCACCGGGCAGGTGTCAGTCCCTATACATCGCCTTGCGGCTTAGCAGAGACATGTGTTTTTGGTAAACAGTCGTTTGGGCCTTTTCACTGCGCCCCGAACGCCCGAAGGCGCCCAGGGGATCCTTCTCCCGAAGTTACGGATCGAATTTGCCTAGTTCCTTAGCCATGAATTACTCGAGCACCTTAGGATACTCTCCTCACCCACCTGTGTCGGTTTGGGGTACGAGCGGGTTGTACAAACTACGACGCTTTTCTCGGCAGCGGGATTACCTCCACTATCTCCTTGCCCGCAGGCTCAGAGTACTGTCGGGGTTCAGCCTTAACGGGAGGCGGATTTGCCTGCCTCCCAGCCTACGCCCTTTAACGTGCATTCGTCAGCACGCGGGAGTGTCACTTCTGCGTCACGCCTTAGCCTGGCGTACAACTCGGTACCGGAATATTGAACCGGTTTGCCATCGGCTTCGCCTTTCGGCTACACCTTAGGTCTCGACTAACCCTGATCCGATTAGCGTTGATCAGGAACCCTTGGGTTTATGGTGGACGGGTTTCTCGCCCGTCTTCTCGTTACTCATGCCTACAGTTTCGCTTCCAGGGGCTCCACGGAGTCTCGCGACTCCGCTTCTGCGCCCCTGGAATGCTCCCTTACCTCCCCCGATAAATCGGGGGACCACAGCTTCGGCAGTATGTTTAATGCCCGTGTATTATCGACGCCGGGCCGCTTAACTAGTGAGCTATTACGCACTCTTTAAAGGAATGGCTGCTTCTAAGCCAACCTCCTAGTTGTCTGGGCAACCCAACTTTCTTTGTTCAACTTAACATACATTTGGGGGCCTTAGCTGGTGGTCTGGGTTGTTTCCCTCTCGCGACGGGACGTTATCACCCCGCCACTGACTGCCTGGTGGCTCTCTGCCGGTATTCGGAGTTTGTCTAGGGTTGGTACCCGGTGAAGGGCCCTAGCCTAATCAGTGCTCTACCTCCGGAGAGACAAAACCAGACGCTATACCTAAATATATTTCAGGGAGTACGAGCTATTTCCAAGTTTGATTGGCCTTTCACCCCTATCCACAGTTCATCCGAAGACTTTTCAACGTCTGGCGGTTCGGGCCTCCATGGGGTTTTACCCCCACTTCACCCTGACCATGGATAGCTCACTTGGTTTCGCGTCTGCCCCGCTGTACTGCACGCCCGTTTCAGACTCGCTTTCGCTGCGGCTCCTCCGCTTAGCGGATTAACCTCGCACAACAGGAGCAACTCGTAGGCTCATTATACAAAAGGCACGCCGTCACCCCTCAAAGAGAGGCTCCGACCGCTTGTAAGCACACGGTTTCAGGTACTATTTCACTCGCCTTCTCGGCGTTCTTTTCACCTTTCCCTCACGGTACTGGTTCACTATCGGTCATACAGATGTATTTAGCCTTACCGGATGGTGCCGGCTGGTTCACGCAGAGTTTCACCTGCCCCGCGCTACTCAGGATACCCGCCTCTCCGCTCGCCGTACGCCTACAGGCCTTTCACCTTCTGTGGGACTGCTTTCCAGGCAGTTTCGACTTAAGCTCGCTTCGATTATGCAGGTCCTACTACCCCGACTCCCCGTAGGAAGCCGGTTTGGGCTGCTTCCCGTTCGCTCGCCGCTACTAGGGAAATCACTGAATTGTTTTCTTTTCCTGGGGGTACTTAGATGTTTCAGTTCCCCCCGTACGCCCTCCTCGAAAGGAGTATCCTCCCGGTAAACCGGGAGAATGGGTTGCCCCATTCGGAAATCCACGGATCATTGCTCGTATGCAGCTCCCCGCAGCTTATCGCAGCTTTACACGTCCTTCATCGCCTCTGTATGCCTAGGCATCCACCGTGTGCCCTTAGTATGCTTCTACTATATGGTTTGCACGGCGTCTCCGCCGCCAAACCTACTCGTATTCATGCTATTGGTTTATTGTGGGCCGGACGGGGACGAACCTGTCCGGCTACCTTGGCGTAGTACGCAATCCTTAGTAACCTAAGAAATGCGCCCTACTATCTTTTGTCGCACATACAAGATGTGCGACATCAGACCTATTACTATTGCTATATTGCTTCATCATGTCAAAGAACCCGCGCTCGGCGCGGTACGGCCCGTTCGACGGGCAGCGTGTTTTACTACGGATGCATGCGCCCGGCCTCGAAAGACCAGCAAAATACATCCTAAACAATCTTATAA is a genomic window containing:
- a CDS encoding SIR2 family NAD-dependent protein deacylase gives rise to the protein MPDPKIVVISGAGISAESGLSTFRDSGGLWEGYDVNEVASIQGWNKDPENVLEFYNLRRKQAAEAKPNAAHKALADLEDHFNVSVVTQNVDDLHERAGSTQVLHLHGELTKARSVEDESVVIDIGADPIKWGDTAEDGAQLRPHVVWFGEIVPMIEPAAIEVSTADILIVVGTSLVVYPAAGLIDYAKTHIPKYIIDPSDPQLYDFDGWEHYKENAGTGVKKLADKLIKEHT
- a CDS encoding acyl-CoA dehydrogenase family protein, encoding MDFQKFLKNYKQKLFDIFSQSSEAEENTLVRGIEESTLKEIMDLSPLGAFIPSEYGGYGGHTAEALAMLEASSYESLPLSLMMGINGALFLQPVANYANEEVKKDIFNRVINSNKLGGLMITEPDFGSDALKMQTSYQKIGDDTYKIEGTKHWGGLTGMADYWLITARNMNDKGDLGRDISFFIHDTRNGGIEVEEYYNNLGLYMLPYGKNKIDIKVDESHKLQPKSTGVTMMLDLLHRSRLQFPGMGMGFLRRMMDEAMEHCKERFVGGQSLINYDQVKSRLSEIQAYFTVCSAMCNFTSSNIPLEKNTSRMDLEANAIKALVTDYMQRASQSLLQLKGAMGYRLDSIAGRSVIDSRPFQIFEGSNDILYQQISESVLKMMRKLKNNNLHDFLSEFHLTSRSSEYFKERLNFELDPKMPQRKLVELGRALGRIISMEFTLNLGDQGFNNELIQNAIKTLQDEVNTIMQTYKYGGNADVVEEYKMDSSWFKLSMVNA